The Corticium candelabrum chromosome 18, ooCorCand1.1, whole genome shotgun sequence genome includes a region encoding these proteins:
- the LOC134193859 gene encoding nicotinamide N-methyltransferase-like, with protein sequence MLATCGVMASSRELYQEQFDPDAYLSTYFSFCEQNEPTDVHIRSTREWQLAKFHRFYSTLQLDAAVDKRLHILEFGGGPGLYSLVSAAPYAEEIVFSEFVARNREVVDAWKKKGPVSAYRPIIRYVVQSVEGRADEEVDHREQELRDKIVSVVPSDISQDPPVADPQGKQTYDVLSTHFCLLTACESISMYRTALQKLSALVRPGGYIIASEILGASFYMVGGIKFPNILLTGEVMRQAFTDAGFSEELSFHSLPLEPSEVADGTDYVIVTARKP encoded by the coding sequence ATGCTTGCGACTTGCGGAGTCATGGCATCATCACGTGAGCTGTACCAAGAGCAGTTTGATCCTGACGCTTACCTGTCTACCTACTTCTCCTTCTGTGAACAGAATGAGCCGACGGACGTCCATATTCGGTCTACCCGCGAGTGGCAGCTGGCCAAGTTTCACCGGTTCTATTCAACCCTTCAGCTTGATGCGGCAGTGGACAAACGTCTGCACATTCTTGAGTTTGGTGGCGGCCCAGGTCTCTATTCTCTCGTCAGTGCTGCTCCCTACGCAGAAGAAATCGTATTTTCTGAGTTCGTTGCACGGAACAGGGAAGTTGTCGACGCTTGGAAGAAGAAAGGGCCCGTCAGCGCTTACCGCCCAATCATTCGCTATGTGGTTCAGTCAGTTGAAGGGCGTGCGGACGAAGAGGTGGACCATCGAGAGCAGGAGCTGCGAGACAAGATTGTATCCGTTGTTCCCAGCGATATATCCCAAGATCCACCTGTTGCAGACCCTCAAGGGAAACAAACGTATGACGTGTTGTCAACGCATTTCTGCCTATTGACTGCGTGTGAGTCGATCAGTATGTACAGGACGGCTCTCCAAAAGCTTTCTGCTCTTGTCCGTCCGGGTGGCTACATCATTGCTTCAGAAATTCTGGGTGCTTCCTTTTACATGGTCGGCGGAATCAAGTTCCCAAACATATTACTCACTGGTGAAGTAATGCGGCAAGCATTTACGGATGCTGGCTTTTCGGAAGAGCTCTCGTTTCATTCACTACCATTGGAACCATCAGAAGTTGCGGATGGCACCGACTACGTGATAGTCACAGCAAGAAAACCTTGA
- the LOC134193860 gene encoding uncharacterized protein LOC134193860, whose translation MASCLCVLENGSSTNQLAPVHLTTLDGKKIRQISAGRTHSAAWTAPPSPRCSPGQFRLVQLGLPSVVPAQYAALVEVQPEVIQASPSSFFGPDDVIMEASQFFKLPGKGSIFRTIVVFVNRRLSRNSVSIQVCRPWLMVVSEVSLHQMCTVLPLREQSV comes from the exons ATGGCAAG TTGCCTATGTGTGTTGGAAAATGGTTCATCAACAAACCAGCTAGCTCCAGTCCATTTGACCACCTTAGATGGCAAGAAAATACGCCAA ATCTCTGCTGGGAGAACACACAGTGCTGCTTGGACTGCCCCACCATCCCCTCGATGTTCTCCTGGGCAGTTTCGTCTTGTTCAACTTGGACTTCCATCTGTTGTACCTGCCCAATATGCTGCACTTGTGGAAGTGCAGCCAGAAGTGATACAGGCAAGTCCTTCATCGTTTTTCGGCCctgatgatgtcatcatggAGGCTTCTCAATTTTTCAAGTTACCAGGTAAAGGGTCGATATTCAGAAcaattgttgtatttgtcaACAGGAGACTGTCTAGGAACAGTGTCAGCATCCAGGTGTGCAGGCCATGGTTAATGGTCGTGTCAGAGGTCTCCTTACATCAAATGTGCACCGTGCTCCCATTGCGAGAGCAATCAGTGTAA
- the LOC134193758 gene encoding epidermal growth factor receptor-like — translation MNYRDLSMNRTLVTEDDLKVFSQVRVISEYLAVFSTHSGITSLKFFRNLETIRGTILYQGTSALLVQANPGLRNLGFSSLHKIENGDIRFILNSKLCVSVDTDGLREAEVIKSSVAVVNVLNNLSCSTCIVIHAIM, via the coding sequence atgaATTACAGGGATTTATCGATGAATCGTACTCTTGTGACGGAAGATGATCTCAAAGTGTTCAGTCAAGTTCGAGTAATATCGGAATATCTTGCTGTATTTTCAACTCACAGTGGCATCACATCTCTCAAGTTTTTTCGCAACTTGGAAACAATACGAGGAACAATCCTGTATCAAGGCACTTCTGCTCTACTTGTTCAGGCCAATCCAGGGCTAAGGAACTTAGGATTTTCATCGCTtcataaaattgaaaatgggGACATAAGATTCATTCTTAATTCAAAACTGTGTGTTAGTGTGGACACAGATGGGCTTAGGGAAGCGGAAGTCATCAAGagttctgttgctgttgtgaatGTTCTAAATAATCTCAGCTGTAGTACGTGTATTGTGATTCATGCTATCATGTGA